One Pyrus communis chromosome 4, drPyrComm1.1, whole genome shotgun sequence genomic region harbors:
- the LOC137731140 gene encoding probable LRR receptor-like serine/threonine-protein kinase At2g23950: MLPLKLLIFFLSSCSLCLSYEPRNHEVEALISLRVGLNDPHGVLNNWDEDSVDPCSWAMITCSPDNLVIGLGAPSQSLSGTLSGAIANLTNLRQVLLQNNNICGKLPSELGTLPKLQTLDLSNNRFSGLVPDSLAHLNTLQYLRLNNNSLSGPFPVSLAKIPDLAFLDLSYNNLSGPIPKFPARTFNVVGNPLICASSSTEGCSGSATPVPLSLSLKTSPRKHNSKTVAIALGLSLSCVLVIVLLLGMLWHRKNQRTQSILNINDIQEEGIVSLGNLRSFTFKQLQIATDNFSSKHILGAGGFGNVYKGKLPDGTMVAVKRLKDVTGTAGESQFRTELEMISLAVHRNLLRLIGFCATFSERLLVYPYMSNGSVAARLRGKPALDWNTRKRIAIGAARGLLYLHEQCDPKIIHRDVKAANVLLDDYCEAIVGDFGLAKLLDHADSHVTTAVRGTVGHIAPEYLSTGQSSEKTDVFGFGILLIELITGMRALEFGKTVNQKGAILEWVKKIQQEKKVEVLVDRELGNNYDQIEVGEMLQVALLCTQYLPAHRPKMSEVVRMLEGDGLAEKWAASHNQSNSSMDLFQSHNSNKSSTHTDGIHSKHDGNERDGRSMFSAWIDEDEDEHSLDSYAMELSGPR; encoded by the exons ATGCTTCCTCTCAAGCTCTTgatcttctttctctcttcttgctCCCTCTGCCTCTCCTACGAGCCTCGCAACCATGAAG TGGAGGCTTTGATAAGCTTAAGGGTAGGTTTGAATGATCCGCATGGGGTGTTAAACAACTGGGATGAGGACTCAGTGGACCCTTGTAGCTGGGCTATGATCACCTGCTCCCCTGATAATCTCGTCATTGGCCT GGGAGCTCCAAGTCAGTCTCTGTCTGGAACTCTGTCTGGGGCTATTGCAAATCTCACTAATCTTCGACAAGT GTTGCTGCAGAACAACAATATATGTGGGAAACTTCCCTCAGAGCTGGGTACGCTGCCCAAGCTTCAAACCTTGGATCTCTCCAACAACCGATTTTCGGGTCTTGTCCCCGACTCTCTGGCTCACTTGAACACTCTCCAATACCT GAGGCTGAACAACAATAGCTTGTCTGGGCCTTTTCCCGTGTCTTTAGCCAAAATCCCCGACCTTGCTTTCTT GGACTTGTCTTATAACAATCTCAGTGGTCCAATACCCAAGTTCCCAGCCAGAACTTTTAA TGTTGTAGGGAATCCGCTAATTTGCGCAAGCAGCTCCACTGAAGGATGCTCTGGATCAGCTACCCCCGTCCCTCTTTCATTATCTCTCAAAACATCACCTA GAAAACATAACTCCAAGACTGTAGCAATTGCACTCGGGCTCAGCCTCAGTTGTGTGCTTGTCATTGTCCTATTGCTTGGAATGCTCTGGCACAGGAAGAATCAAAGAACCCAATCCATTTTGAACATCAATG ACATTCAAGAAGAGGGGATTGTGAGCTTGGGCAACCTCAGAAGCTTTACTTTCAAACAACTTCAAATCGCAACAGACAATTTTAGCTCCAAACACATACTTGGGGCTGGAGGTTTTGGCAATGTCTACAAGGGAAAGCTACCAGATGGGACTATGGTGGCAGTGAAACGTCTCAAGGATGTCACAGGAACAGCTGGGGAATCACAATTTCGGACTGAATTGGAGATGATAAGCCTAGCAGTGCATCGCAATTTGCTTCGGCTGATTGGATTTTGTGCTACCTTTAGCGAGAGGCTTCTGGTGTACCCTTACATGTCTAATGGCAGTGTAGCTGCCAGGCTCAGAG GAAAACCAGCGCTAGACTGGAACACAAGGAAGAGGATTGCAATTGGAGCTGCAAGAGGCCTTCTGTATCTACACGAGCAATGCGATCCAAAGATTATACACAGGGATGTAAAGGCTGCAAATGTGCTCCTGGATGACTACTGTGAGGCTATTGTTGGCGATTTTGGTCTTGCGAAGCTCCTTGACCATGCTGACTCTCATGTCACCACTGCTGTTCGTGGCACTGTTGGGCATATTGCACCTGAATACCTTTCCACTGGTCAATCATCTGAAAAAACTGATGTTTTTGGATTTGGAATTCTCTTGATAGAGCTCATAACTGGAATGAGAGCTCTTGAGTTTGGGAAAACAGTTAATCAGAAAGGAGCCATTCTTGAGTGG GTGAAGAAAATACAGCAAGAAAAGAAGGTGGAAGTTTTGGTAGACAGAGAGCTGGGAAACAATTACGACCAGATTGAGGTGGGGGAAATGCTGCAAGTGGCTCTCCTGTGCACTCAGTACCTACCAGCCCACCGCCCCAAGATGTCGGAAGTGGTGAGGATGCTCGAAGGCGATGGGCTAGCGGAGAAGTGGGCAGCATCACATAATCAAAGTAATTCCAGCATGGATCTCTTTCAGAGTCACAACAGTAACAAAAGCAGCACTCACACTGATGGCATTCATTCAAAACACGATGGAAATGAACGAGATGGCAGAAGCATGTTCAGCGCTTGGATAGACGAGGATGAGGATGAGCATTCTTTGGATTCCTATGCCATGGAACTCTCTGGTCCAAGATAG
- the LOC137731663 gene encoding autophagy-related protein 18b codes for MASPYPIYCASFNQDTSCFAIGTKGGFKIFDSSTGRLCYERAIGAFVIVEMLFSSSLLAIVGAGEEPSLSPRRLCLFNTTTATALRELNFLTSILAVRMNKKRLVVILQDKTYVYDINNVAILDAIDTIPNIKGLCAFSPSLEGCFLALPASISKGSVLLYNVMDRHLHCEIDAHRSPLAAIALSSNGMYIATASEQGTIIRVHLVSEATESYSFRRGTYPSTIFSLSFGPSMQLPDILVGTSSSGSVHAFSLGFSIYQRSKRSGSFLGSIIPDSVTDALDPAHHDVLHNAAPAGVKSYAVIRKVDKVADTSTSEIVACRATISIISYNGYFQEYNLSVNSENEFMWSLEREFKLLTVTTDDSTCS; via the exons ATGGCCTCTCCTTACCCAATTTATTGCGCTTCCTTCAACCAAGACACCAG TTGCTTTGCAATCGGCACAAAGGGCGGCTTCAAAATATTCGATTCCAGTACTGGCAGACTCTGCTACGAGCGAG CTATTGGAGCTTTCGTTATAGTAGAAATGTTATTTAGCTCTAGTCTTCTTGCCATTGTTGGAGCTGGTGAAGAG CCATCCCTATCGCCCCGCCGCCTCTGTTTGTTCAATACCACAACTGCAACTGCTCTTCGAGAATTAAATTTCTTAACTTCCATACTTGCTGTTCGCATGAATAAGAAGAG ACTTGTTGTCATTTTACAGGACAAAACGTACGTATATGACATAAATAATGTTGCAATCTTGGACGCTATTGATACTATACCAAATATAAAAG GGCTTTGTGCATTCTCACCAAGTTTGGAAGGGTGCTTTTTGGCTCTTCCTGCTAGCATCTCGAAGGGATCTGTGTTGTTGTACAATGTCATGGACCGGCATTTACATTGTGAG ATAGATGCACATCGATCCCCACTTGCTGCAATTGCCCTTTCTTCCAATGGAATGTACATAGCAACAGCATCTGAACAGGGAACCATTATCAGAGTCCATCTAGTCTCAGAAGCAACTGAG TCATATAGCTTTCGAAGAGGGACATATCCATCAACTATATTTTCTCTGTCATTTGGGCCATCTATGCAACTGCCAGATATTCTTGTGGGAACAAGTTCTTCAGGTTCTGTTCATGCCTTTTCTCTGGGGTTCTCCATTTATCAAAG AAGCAAAAGATCAGGGAGTTTTCTTGGATCAATTATACCCGACTCTGTGACTGATGCATTAGATCCGGCACATCATGATGTACTTCATAATGCTGCACCAGCAGGAGTCAAAAG CTATGCAGTGATACGAAAGGTAGACAAGGTTGCTGATACATCAACTTCAGAAATTGTGGCTTGTAG GGCAACTATTTCCATCATAAGCTACAATGGGTACTTCCAGGAGTACAACTTAAGCGTCAACAGTGAGAATGAGTTCATGTGGAGCTTGGAGCGCGAGTTCAAGCTACTTACTGTCACCACAGATGATTCCACCTGCTCATGA
- the LOC137732857 gene encoding protein DOWN-REGULATED IN DIF1 11-like translates to MASFGNAFVMPALVLAAIIVMSSARLSSASGDIYGNYADRDEPSSISPSPNRNPSPSPSTTEDISSSSSNFPDVLPLEPSQGYYRHLRKCADEISPLCAEQIFEGMFYSNEELTEDCCANLLRVGYDCHRGLVKLILLEPTFKGKASEALHKSFQIWSKCVVVVHQADSPSPTAAAVSN, encoded by the coding sequence ATGGCAAGCTTTGGAAACGCGTTTGTGATGCCGGCGTTGGTGTTAGCAGCAATCATCGTCATGTCATCGGCGAGACTTTCATCTGCATCTGGAGACATTTATGGAAATTATGCTGATCGTGATGAACCATCATCAATAAGCCCTAGCCCTAACCGTAACCCTAGCCCTAGCCCTAGCACCACAGAAGatatcagcagcagcagcagcaatttCCCAGATGTGCTGCCGCTGGAGCCCTCGCAGGGATACTACAGGCATTTGAGGAAATGCGCAGACGAAATAAGCCCTCTGTGCGCTGAACAGATCTTTGAGGGTATGTTCTACAGTAACGAAGAACTGACTGAGGATTGTTGCGCAAACCTTTTGCGTGTGGGATACGATTGTCACCGGGGGTTGGTTAAGCTAATCCTCCTAGAACCGACGTTCAAAGGCAAAGCTTCCGAGGCATTGCACAAGAGTTTCCAAATATGGAGCAAGTGTGTCGTAGTCGTTCATCAAGCCGACTCACCTTCCCCTACTGCTGCCGCTGtttctaattaa